A region from the Acyrthosiphon pisum isolate AL4f chromosome A1, pea_aphid_22Mar2018_4r6ur, whole genome shotgun sequence genome encodes:
- the LOC115033554 gene encoding uncharacterized protein LOC115033554 yields the protein MSKRGKYGQWSEQDLQLAVAAYRNGDYGLNKCAQIYNVPKATLKRHADGKNAHVNLAKSFGRPAVFDGNMEQQLVNHLLHLESLFFGFTITDIRKLAFDIAEKFSLTHNFNKEKKTAGKKWFYGFMKRNPQLCLRQPEATSMARAKGFNKTNVMDFFDILEKIVDENKINASKIYNVDESGFTTVQKKTQKVISLKGKRQVGALTSGERGVNTTIVCCVNASGFYVPPMIIFKRKRKCPELEIGAPSGSVIEISDSGYINSELFLTWLKHFHFHVKSNKENPVVILLDGHTTHSKNLEALIFSKENGIILLQLPGHTTHRLQPLDVAFFKPLGLYYIQAQEKWLRQNYGRTISQFHVSSLLKEAYGRAATVGIAENAFRNSGIWPVNRHIFQDHQFIVSDSLNRCPTPEPETVIDNVENLENYITVNNENNDKTKDALDEAITNDDEQNNNLFSKVLLEVSPIPKTQRYTKSKRSGRGAKKAVHFPIAAIRMSKWVLIRFYTREI from the exons atgtcAAAAAGAGGAAAATACGGCCAGTGGTCTGAACAGGATCTACAATTAGCAGTTGCTGCCTACAGAAATGGGGATTATGGTTTGAACAAATGTgcacaaatatacaatgttcCCAAAGCTACTCTTAAGAGACATGCAGATGGTAAAAATGCTCATGTCAATCTTGCCAAATCATTTGGGAGACCAGCAGTATTTGATGGTAATATGGAACAACAATTGGTAAATCATCTTTTACATTTAGAGTCgttattttttggtttcacAATAACGGATATAAGAAAATTAGCTTTTGACATTGCTGAAAAATTTTCACTgactcataattttaataaagaaaaaaaaactgctggaaaaaaatggttttatggGTTTATGAAACGTAATCCACAACTATGTTTAAGACAGCCTGAAGCAACATCTATGGCCAGAGCTaaaggttttaataaaacaaatgttatgGATTTTTTTGATATCCTAGAAAAAAtagttgatgaaaataaaataaatgcaagcAAAATTTACAATGTCGATGAATCAGGTTTTACtactgtacaaaaaaaaactcaaaaagttATATCATTAAAAGGTAAACGGCAAGTAGGAGCCTTAACTAGTGGGGAAAGAGGAGTTAATACTACCATTGTATGCTGTGTTAATGCATCTGGTTTCTATGTGCCACCGATGATTATATTTAAGAGGAAACGAAAATGCCCAGAGTTAGAAATAGGTGCTCCATCTGGTAGTGTTATTGAAATTTCAGACTCTGGTTATATTAACTctgaactttttttaacttGGTTAAAGCATTTTCATTTCCATGTTAAATCAAATAAAGAAAATCCAGTTGTAATACTTCTAGATGGACATACCACACATAGCAAAAATTTAGAGGCTTTGATATTTTCTAAAGAAAATGGAATAATCTTGCTTCAGTTACCTGGACATACTACCCATCGCCTTCAACCATTAGACGTTGCTTTTTTCAAGCCCTTAGGGTTATACTATATTCAAGCTCAAGAAAAATGGCTGCGTCAAAATTATGGTAGAACAATATCACAATTTCATGTGTCAAGTTTACTTAAGGAAGCATACGGTCGAGCAGCTACAGTCGGTATTGCAGAAAATGCTTTTCGAAATTCAGGAATCTGGCCTGTCAATAGACATATATTTCAGGACCATCAATTTATTGTTTCCGACTCTTTAAATAGATGCCCTACTCCGGAACCAGAAACTGTGATTGATAATGTTGAAAAcctagaaaattatattactgtCAATAATGAGAATAATGATAAAACTAAAGATGCACTTGATGAAGCAATCACAAATGATGAtgagcaaaataataatttattttcaaaggtTCTTTTAGAGGTTTCTCCTATACCCAAAACTCAGcggtatacaaaatcaaaaagaAGTGGAAGGGGTGCTAAAAAAGCTGTA CATTTCCCCATAGCTGCAATCCGTATGTCCAAATGGGTTTTAATAAGGTTTTATACAAGAGAAATTTGA
- the LOC103309746 gene encoding uncharacterized protein LOC103309746 yields MVDDEVSQDPSGAPGQPSPSTLANVSTTVDSVSHVPRLPNFWTYSPHEWFLHADAVFANQRIRADTPRVNHVLAALNEEAVKAVSDLIGPNTSYASLKDRLISTFSVPPSTRFRTIVEPGGMGDRRPSQMLRDMRAVLPNSLDDTALREFWLQKLPSNIRAIVSGLDGTLTDIAERADRVLEASTSRDVFAVQSSSSDDRLRAIEAAILSLTTQISNLLTAQQSRNNSGYSRNRSRSKSRTQNNPKWCSYHNQYGADARHCKSPCTFKSEN; encoded by the coding sequence ATGGTTGACGACGAAGTGTCGCAAGATCCGTCTGGTGCGCCCGGTCAGCCATCACCGTCCACGCTCGCGAACGTTTCGACCACGGTTGACAGTGTTTCCCACGTGCCCCGACTACCAAATTTTTGGACTTACTCCCCGCACGAGTGGTTCCTACACGCGGATGCCGTATTCGCCAACCAAAGAATCCGCGCCGACACCCCGCGTGTAAACCACGTGCTCGCCGCTCTGAACGAGGAGGCGGTCAAGGCGGTAAGCGACCTGATCGGTCCCAACACTTCCTACGCTAGTCTAAAGGATCGTCTCATCAGCACGTTTTCGGTGCCGCCGTCGACTCGTTTTCGCACCATCGTTGAACCGGGCGGGATGGGCGATCGGAGACCCTCCCAAATGCTCCGAGATATGAGAGCTGTGCTCCCAAATTCGTTGGACGATACTGCACTAAGGGAGTTCTGGCTACAAAAGTTACCGTCAAACATTCGCGCAATAGTCTCCGGCCTCGACGGAACGTTGACCGATATCGCCGAACGTGCGGATCGCGTGTTGGAGGCCAGTACCTCGCGCGACGTTTTCGCGGTGCAATCGAGTAGCTCTGACGACCGTCTCCGCGCTATAGAGGCTGCCATACTCTCGTTGACTACCCAAATCTCCAACCTGCTCACCGCCCAGCAGTCCCGTAACAATTCTGGGTACAGTCGCAATCGGAGCCGTTCAAAATCGCGCACACAAAACAACCCTAAATGGTGCAGTTATCATAATCAATACGGCGCTGACGCTAGGCATTGCAAGTCGCCGTGTACGTTTAAGTCGGAAAACTAG